Proteins found in one bacterium genomic segment:
- a CDS encoding 50S ribosomal protein L24, translating to MKAKVKIPRYKLKKGDMVEVISGVEKGKRGTIIRVIPERGRVVVEGVKLVKRHMRPSQKMPQGGIMEKPAPIAISNVMLVCPHCDKRTRPRMVFVRDKKARACRKCGELIDEV from the coding sequence ATGAAAGCGAAAGTGAAGATTCCACGCTATAAACTGAAGAAAGGCGATATGGTAGAAGTAATAAGCGGTGTGGAGAAGGGGAAGAGGGGGACGATTATAAGGGTAATACCCGAGCGGGGAAGGGTCGTAGTGGAGGGTGTCAAATTGGTGAAGAGGCATATGCGTCCTTCTCAAAAGATGCCTCAGGGTGGAATAATGGAGAAGCCCGCACCTATCGCCATCTCAAATGTTATGCTTGTTTGTCCCCATTGCGACAAGAGGACTCGTCCACGGATGGTCTTTGTTAGAGATAAAAAGGCGAGAGCCTGTAGGAAGTGTGGTGAGTTGATAGATGAAGTCTGA